The Thermus antranikianii DSM 12462 genome has a segment encoding these proteins:
- the ttuB gene encoding sulfur carrier protein TtuB — protein sequence MRVVLRLPERKEVEVRGDRPLKEVLRELGLNPETVVAVRGEELLTLEERVGEEETIEVLSAISGG from the coding sequence GTGAGGGTCGTTCTGCGCCTACCCGAGCGCAAGGAGGTGGAGGTCCGGGGGGATAGACCCCTTAAGGAGGTCCTCCGGGAGCTGGGGCTCAACCCGGAGACCGTGGTGGCCGTGCGGGGGGAGGAGCTCCTCACCCTGGAGGAGCGGGTGGGGGAGGAGGAGACCATAGAGGTCCTCTCCGCCATCTCTGGAGGCTAG
- a CDS encoding acetoin utilization protein AcuC: MVIYRDEYRLYNFGPSHPFSPVRLEMLTSLLQALGVWREPLVPQEATREDVLSVHSERLVKRVEAVSRGERVPDLEHYGLGTGDTPVFPGMDRAARILVGGTLEGARRILAGEKRVLQLGGGLHHAQYDRSSGFCVYNDLSVAIRHLTRAGLRVAYLDIDVHHGDGVQWIHYEEEGVLTLSLHESGRYLFPGTGHVHEIGRGEGVGRKLNLPLEPFTEDESYLEVFEALVPWALGAFRPDVLVVQAGADAHFLDPLADLLLTTRAYARLFPLILQYAEAYAGGRVLFTLGGGYSLDATVRVWALLYHVFHGLPLPERLPEGWLRTWEARLGKPLTPTLHDPEGAYPEIPRKGEIEKRNRLTLERLTELVRPYLLD; encoded by the coding sequence ATGGTGATCTACCGGGACGAGTACCGCCTGTACAACTTCGGTCCCAGCCACCCCTTCAGCCCGGTGCGCCTGGAGATGCTCACCTCCCTTCTTCAAGCCCTGGGGGTGTGGCGTGAACCCCTGGTCCCGCAAGAGGCCACCCGGGAGGACGTGCTTTCCGTGCATTCCGAGCGCTTGGTGAAGCGGGTGGAGGCGGTAAGCCGGGGGGAGAGGGTGCCCGATTTGGAGCATTACGGCTTGGGCACGGGGGACACCCCAGTCTTTCCCGGCATGGACCGGGCAGCCAGGATCCTGGTGGGGGGCACCCTGGAGGGAGCCCGGCGGATCCTGGCCGGGGAGAAGCGGGTGCTCCAGCTGGGCGGGGGTCTACATCACGCCCAGTACGACCGCTCCAGCGGCTTTTGCGTGTACAACGATCTATCCGTGGCCATCCGCCACCTGACCCGCGCTGGGCTTCGCGTGGCCTACTTGGATATAGACGTCCACCATGGGGATGGAGTGCAATGGATCCACTACGAGGAGGAGGGGGTCCTGACCCTGAGCCTCCACGAGTCGGGGCGCTACCTTTTCCCGGGAACGGGCCACGTGCACGAGATCGGGCGGGGAGAGGGGGTGGGGAGGAAGCTCAACCTGCCCCTGGAGCCCTTCACCGAGGACGAAAGCTACCTGGAGGTCTTTGAGGCCCTGGTGCCTTGGGCTCTTGGGGCCTTCCGCCCGGATGTGCTGGTGGTGCAGGCAGGGGCCGATGCCCACTTCCTGGACCCCCTGGCCGACCTCCTCCTCACCACCCGGGCCTACGCCCGCCTCTTCCCCCTCATCCTGCAGTACGCCGAGGCCTACGCCGGGGGCAGGGTCCTCTTCACCCTGGGGGGCGGGTACAGCCTGGACGCCACCGTGCGGGTCTGGGCCCTTCTCTACCACGTCTTCCACGGCCTTCCCCTCCCCGAGCGCCTGCCTGAGGGGTGGCTCAGGACCTGGGAGGCACGGCTCGGCAAGCCCCTCACCCCCACCCTGCACGACCCCGAGGGGGCCTACCCCGAGATTCCCCGGAAGGGGGAGATTGAGAAGCGCAACCGCCTCACCCTGGAGCGGCTCACGGAGCTGGTGCGCCCCTACCTGCTAGACTAG
- the ttuA gene encoding tRNA-5-methyluridine(54) 2-sulfurtransferase yields the protein MVCKVCGEKAQVEVRSRGLALCKGHYLDWFVKETERAIRRHRMLSPGERVLVAVSGGKDSLALWDVLHRLGYQAVGLHLQLGIGAYSERSLEVTRRFAQERGLELWVVDLKEAYGFGVPELAQLSGRVACSACGLSKRYIINQVAVEGGFRVVATGHNLDDEAAVLFGNLLNPQEDALARQGPLLPEKPGLAARIKPFYRFSEREVLSYALLRGIRYLHEECPNAKGAKSLLYKEALNLVEREMPGAKLRFLEGFLDRIQPRLQVAEEVRLRECERCGYPTTGAVCSFCRMWDGVYRRAKKRRLLPEEAEFHPLAPVARLG from the coding sequence ATGGTCTGCAAGGTCTGCGGGGAAAAGGCCCAGGTGGAGGTGCGCTCCCGGGGCCTGGCCCTTTGCAAGGGGCACTACCTGGACTGGTTCGTGAAGGAAACCGAGCGGGCCATCCGCCGCCACCGCATGCTCTCCCCGGGGGAGCGGGTGCTGGTAGCCGTCTCCGGCGGCAAGGACTCCCTGGCCCTATGGGATGTCCTCCACCGCCTGGGCTACCAGGCGGTGGGCCTGCACCTCCAGCTGGGGATTGGGGCCTATTCCGAGAGGAGCCTCGAGGTCACCCGTCGCTTCGCCCAGGAGCGGGGGCTGGAGCTTTGGGTGGTGGACCTCAAGGAGGCCTACGGCTTCGGGGTGCCGGAGCTGGCCCAGCTTTCGGGGCGGGTGGCCTGCTCCGCCTGCGGGCTTTCCAAGCGCTACATCATCAACCAGGTGGCGGTGGAGGGGGGGTTCAGGGTGGTGGCCACGGGCCACAACCTGGACGATGAGGCCGCGGTGCTCTTCGGCAACCTCCTCAACCCCCAGGAGGATGCCCTGGCCCGCCAGGGGCCCCTCCTGCCGGAGAAACCGGGCCTGGCCGCCCGCATCAAGCCCTTCTACCGCTTCAGCGAGCGGGAAGTCCTCTCCTATGCCCTCCTGAGGGGTATCCGCTACCTGCACGAGGAGTGCCCCAACGCCAAGGGGGCCAAGAGCCTCCTTTACAAGGAGGCCCTAAACCTGGTGGAGCGGGAGATGCCCGGGGCCAAGCTGCGCTTCCTGGAGGGTTTTCTGGATAGGATCCAGCCTCGCTTGCAGGTGGCCGAGGAAGTGCGGTTGCGGGAGTGCGAGCGCTGCGGCTACCCCACCACGGGGGCGGTGTGTTCCTTCTGCCGCATGTGGGATGGGGTGTACCGGCGGGCCAAGAAGCGGCGCCTTCTCCCGGAGGAGGCCGAGTTCCACCCCCTGGCGCCGGTGGCGCGCCTGGGATAG
- a CDS encoding ABC transporter ATP-binding protein, with translation MKENHVLLEVRDLKKYFPIRGGILSRVVGSVKAVDGVSFAIKKGEVLGLVGESGSGKTTVGRTLLRLIEPTGGRILFDGQDITDLPKDKLRPYRRRMQIIFQDPFSSLNPRMTVGDIIAEPLIIHGIGKTPQERTERVAELLKLVGLSPDHMRRYPHEFSGGQRQRIGIARALAVAPDFIVADEPVSALDVSIQAQVVNLLQDLKEELGLTLLFIAHDLAVVEYISDRVAVMYLGKVMEVASSKELYRNPKHPYTEALLSAVPIPDPTVKRERIVLQGDIPSPINPPSGCVFRTRCRYALPECAQVVPELKEVAPGHYKACIRDDIL, from the coding sequence ATGAAGGAAAACCATGTCCTCCTGGAAGTCCGGGACCTGAAGAAGTACTTCCCCATCCGCGGCGGGATTCTCTCCCGGGTGGTGGGAAGCGTCAAGGCGGTGGACGGGGTTTCCTTCGCCATCAAGAAGGGGGAGGTCCTTGGCCTGGTGGGGGAGTCGGGAAGCGGCAAGACCACGGTGGGCCGGACCCTGCTCCGCCTCATCGAGCCCACGGGGGGGCGCATCCTCTTCGATGGGCAGGACATCACGGACCTGCCCAAGGACAAACTCCGCCCCTACCGCCGCCGCATGCAGATCATCTTCCAGGATCCCTTCAGCTCCTTGAACCCCCGCATGACCGTGGGGGACATCATCGCCGAGCCCCTCATCATCCACGGGATCGGCAAGACGCCCCAGGAACGCACGGAAAGGGTGGCGGAGCTTCTTAAGCTGGTGGGGCTTTCCCCGGACCACATGCGCCGCTACCCCCATGAGTTCTCGGGCGGCCAGAGGCAAAGGATCGGCATCGCCCGCGCCCTTGCGGTGGCCCCGGACTTCATCGTGGCCGACGAGCCGGTTTCCGCTCTGGATGTGTCCATCCAGGCCCAGGTGGTGAACCTCCTCCAGGACCTTAAGGAGGAGCTGGGCCTGACCCTCCTCTTCATCGCCCACGACCTGGCGGTGGTGGAGTACATCTCCGACCGGGTGGCGGTGATGTACCTGGGCAAGGTGATGGAGGTTGCCTCCTCGAAGGAGCTTTACCGCAATCCCAAGCACCCTTACACCGAGGCCCTGCTCTCGGCGGTACCCATCCCCGACCCCACGGTGAAGCGGGAGAGGATCGTCCTCCAAGGGGATATCCCCTCGCCCATCAATCCCCCTTCCGGATGCGTGTTCCGCACCCGCTGCCGCTACGCCCTCCCCGAGTGCGCCCAGGTGGTGCCGGAGCTTAAGGAGGTGGCTCCCGGCCACTATAAGGCCTGCATCCGGGACGACATCTTGTAG
- a CDS encoding CBS and ACT domain-containing protein gives MLVQDVMRFPVITVEPGVTLEEAYRLLLEKGIRHLPVMEEGRLVGIITDRDIRLATSHLNPKGPCPGCTRVAEVMTQEVVTAHPLDPVEEAARVMRERKIGSLPVLEDGALVGIVTGIDLLDALLKLTGVTEPSGRLEVRLPDRVGELARLTGFLAGRGINIHSLLSYPEDGDRVRAVVRVNTLETHLLAEGLRQEGFEVLWPPKKPW, from the coding sequence ATGTTGGTCCAGGACGTGATGCGCTTCCCCGTGATCACGGTGGAGCCCGGGGTGACCCTCGAGGAGGCCTACCGCCTCCTTTTGGAAAAGGGCATCCGTCACCTGCCGGTGATGGAGGAGGGAAGGCTGGTGGGAATCATCACCGACCGGGATATCCGCCTGGCCACCAGCCACCTAAACCCCAAGGGACCTTGCCCCGGGTGCACCCGCGTGGCGGAGGTGATGACCCAGGAGGTGGTCACCGCCCATCCTCTGGATCCCGTGGAGGAGGCCGCCCGAGTGATGCGGGAAAGGAAGATCGGCTCCCTGCCCGTGCTGGAGGATGGCGCTTTGGTGGGGATCGTCACGGGGATTGATCTTTTGGATGCGCTCCTTAAGCTCACCGGGGTCACGGAGCCCTCGGGCCGCCTCGAGGTGCGCCTCCCCGATCGCGTGGGGGAACTGGCCCGGCTCACGGGATTTTTGGCGGGCCGGGGGATCAACATCCACTCCCTCCTCTCGTATCCAGAGGATGGGGACAGGGTGCGGGCGGTGGTGCGGGTGAATACCTTGGAAACCCACCTTCTTGCGGAGGGGCTACGCCAGGAAGGATTTGAGGTGCTCTGGCCCCCCAAGAAGCCATGGTGA